The Phalacrocorax carbo chromosome 2, bPhaCar2.1, whole genome shotgun sequence region ccccccgaggagggggagtgatagagcggctttggtgggtacctggcatccagcctgggtcaacccaccacactaGACTAGCGATTCCACTGGtagatacatttttttatcttttattttagtAGCTTAAATATACCTATTGTTCACTTCTTATTGCCCAGttatttaaaagatatatatGTGCTTTCCTTAGCTGTTTTTTGACCATTGATAAGAAATCTTAACTGAGTTGTTCATTTGGCACAGATTTACTGTAAGTAAATTTCTGATCAATTTACAGTTTTCGAAGGTATAATACAACTTCATGTGTATAAAGTGAAATGTTTGGTGTGTACCGCATAACCTTTAAatcatttttgtctttgttttaggTCTTCCTGAACAATACTACAGCCTCACTTGGTTCCTTAGCCCTATCCTGGGCTTGATCTTCACTCCGCTTATAGGTTCGGCTAGTGACCGCTGCACGCTGAGCTGGGGCCGCCGGCGGCCTTTTATTCTTGCTCTCTGCATTGGTGTCCTCTTTGGAGTTGCACTTTTCCTTAATGGCTCTGTTATAGGTAAATAATGAGGATATCACCTGTGTATATCTCCCGCTAACATATCTGCTTTAAGATTTTTATGTAGGAATTAAAGGTAATGATATGTAATTGGTGTAACTTATGTTTAGTGTTAAAATCATTAGAAACCTCCACAGTGCTACATTTGAGCTGTCCATCCTGcatgttgttgttattattcgAAGCTTACGGTGCTGTACTGAGTGTTGTGCAATCACAGCTGTAACTGTTAATACAGCGTTATTAATACAATGGTTGCCAGTGTAATGTTTGCAGTCGCTGAGACGAATTTGGTCGATCCTTGACATGGGAAAATTGTAGCAACCTGTTCACAGGGAAATGTTTCCTGTTGTGATCCATTTTCCCTTTAATGCATATCTGGCAACACATCCTGTTTCCAGCATTATttcaaaaattatcttttcactttttcttgtgcttttcttAGACCTGGTATTGAAAAAGTCCAGAACACAGTTAATATTTGTTTATCAAAAACTTtgtgggaaaataatttttcctgagACCCCATCAAAGCTGGTAAAAATAGTTTCCCTTGAATTTAGTTTACTACCAAGCTTAATCTACAATCTCCAATCTCTTTGTAAATTTAGTGTAGGAGAAGTAACAGCAAGTACATTTGGGGAAATGTTTACATCATGGTTGGACTGATGCAAATGAAAGGAACTTAGCACCTAATAATATCCTCTTGGCTCTCTTTTTTGGGGAGTTAGGTGCAGCTCTATTGTGAAAAAGCCTTACTAATTGAGGAAATGAGTGGAACGTTACCTTGGCTCAGCACATTAGCTTTTTAAAGCCAGATTGGGGTGCCCTATGATGGTTTCCAATTTTCCGCAAACCACAGCGGACAGACTGTTTAGATGAATGATGTTTAGCTTacgttttttttaatttacccaagcaataaatattaattatttgaaTTGCTATCATATGGTATCAATTGTACTTGGTAATTGTGTCTCCAAGGCTTATTTCTCCTCGTCCAGATGCGTGCAAGATGTTAGGCTGCAGCCCTTTTACAAGATTTCATTTGATAAGAAACTTTTACTTCCGCACAGTGGTTTAGGTCTGTAGCCGTTGATACTGGCAAGCAAAGCTCATACGCAGTTTACAGGTTTACTTTGAAGTATCTCACCTTTTAATAATCCAGCAGAAAATActgcctttgatttttctcCAATTCTTTGTTACACTGTAAAACAGTCTATTGCATAGCTTTCTAGAAAACCTGCGCTTTCCAGATACTCCAGTGGTGCCTTTGTGCAATGAAACGTCTTCAAAACAGAGAGGTTGTTGCAATGCACCGTGAAAGTGAGCTGTATGCTTTATGCATCCATTCCTGGGACATGGTTGTGCTAGATTTTGAATGAAACCCtcttctgaaaaacactttGAACACTGCTGTGTCTCTCCTAAGGGAGCCTGGAGTGAACTGAAGTGAGAGCCAGTCCATGGTCTTTTCTTACACTTGTTCCATACTAGAATATAGAGATTTGCTACTAACATTTAATTTACATCAGCATAAGACAGCACTTAATCTACTATTTAGAGCAGATGTGCAATATGATAAAGCAATATTAGTCCCTCTTTAACTGAAGTTTTTGAAATGGTGGCTTGTGTcacttttcagagagaaaaggcACCACTTATCAGTCTCTCGCAAAAGGGGGTGTCAGGGTTTGCAGGAAAAGGCCTCATTTGTAACCAGATTTTCTCCTAGATGGACCCTGTATGCTTTCGTTGTCTCTGTCTTCCCATTTTATGTTCACATTTTCCTGTCCTTAGTCTACAGTTACTTGCATTCCTAATTTCAGTTTGGAGCTACAGGAGATAGTGCAAAAACTAAGGTGGTCATTGTATTGTACCCTTTTTCATAACCTGGCCTCTGGCAATAGGAGTCATTGGGAGGAGAACAAGGAGCATGCTAAAAAAAGAGGTTCTCCATTCCTAATAATAATAAGACCATGTCCcaggagaacagctgtgtgTAGATCTTCTTCCACCCTTGGTCTCTCCACTGTACGCACTGCTCAGGTTTCCAACGAATCTAAAGCACTGGTGTTGGTGTTTTCCACTGCGAGATTCAGCCGAGCGTGGAACATACATAAACTTCTTTCACATTCAGAGGGCTTGGTATAAATGAGGATTGAATATGCAGGAATCATAGCACTTGAGATTTAGATTATTTTTGGTAGCTTAGCCAGTTCATCGCTTTTCATGTCATTTTTATCAGTTACGCTAATGGTTTTACTAGTGTCTTGCATGTGTAACGTTTAAGTCTCTCTGATTCAAGTAATTCATGCTTTTGTCAACGGTCGTTTCATGATAAATTCTCCAGCTATAGACTAATGCTGCCTTTCTACTCTGTAGACAAAAAGCGTTTCATCCCGTGCAATCAACAGAAGCTGACTGATGCTTTTTGCAATGCAAAATACCTTCATGTTGCTTCATCCTTGAAAGTTTTGCTTGTAAAAGTGATCTAGAAAATATGAcgaaaagaaaagcagagagtgGTGTGGGGGTTAAAATTCACTTTATCCTGTTGTAATGGTCGCAGCACATGATGGGCACCGTGTCAGGAGTGCTGTCAGCAGTGCAGTTACCTGTGTTTGTAACTGATGGATGAGGTACGACAGTTTGGTTTTGGATTGTCTCTTCTCTCACCATGGCTGTCTTTTATAAAAACAGCCTTCAGAATTTGAAGGAAGATATACACGAGGAACATGAAATAGTATCTAATGCTCTCTCAGGTTTaagagatgtttttaaaataacattttgaaaaatgaatgtcaggcttaaaaatataaaaacagaaGCTTCTGTCGCAGACCTTCCGTAAAGCTGTGCCAAACAGCTGAAATTGCCATTTTACTCTGTAAAGGAATGTTTTCAGTGAGTGTGTTGGCCACCTTTTCTTAAGGAGCTAAACCTGCTCTTAGTAGTTTTCCGTTTTTGAATGACATGCTCAGattcctcttccatttttccTCAGGTCTGGCTATCGGTGATGTCCCGGACAAGCAGCCCATTGGTATAGTTCTCACGGTGCTTGGTGTTGTGGTGTTGGATTTTTGCGCTGATGCAACAGAAGGGCCAATTCGGGCCTACTTGTTGGATGTGGTGGACAGTGAAGAACAAGACATGGCCCTTAACATCCATGCGTtttcagctggtatggagctAGTTGATATATTTTTGGCAGCTGTCAGTTCTTCCTGATGACCAAGTTGTGactgaattgatttttttctgaactcacttctcattttttcctcttccacaggTCTTGGAGGAGCAATCGGTTATATGTTAGGAGGGCTGGACTGGACACAGACCTTCCTGGGTGGTATTTTTAAATCTCAAGAGCAagtccttttcttctttgcagccattattttctctgtctccGTTGCTCTCCACCTTTTTAGCATTGAAGAAGAGCAATATaatcctcagcaggacagggttGACGACGAAGGAGACACACTTTCAAGCGTCAAATTCAGTGGTAGTCTCCCCCCTCTGAATCGACTGAATGTAATTAGTGAGGAAGAGCCGTATGGAGCATCTATGTTTCATGATGAGGTTCAGTCAGAGCATGATCTCAATATGGAGTTTCCTGAGGTGAACATTGTAAGAAGTAAGAGTGACTCAGTTCTGCACATGCCTGATGCTACGTTGGAAATTGAATCGGAGCTACTTTTTCTGCATGACATTGAACCTTCCATTTTTCAGGATGCTTCATATCCAAACACTCCCCACAACACAAGCCAAGAGATCATGAAGTCCAAACTCAACCACCTGTCTGCTTTCCTCAGGGACaatgagaaagaggaggaaatgtTGCTTGATAATCGCTTAAATGAAGATAAAGTCCCAAATATGAATGGCTCCCTACCAAAAGAGTTCCTCAATGGACACACTAGAATAGGCATGAAGCAATCTAGTACATCAAACTCCATGCGAAGGCGGAGGCACATGTTCTACCGTCAGCCATCTTACACCTTCTCGTACTATGGCAAAATAGGCTCTCACCGCTATCGCTTTCGTCGGGCCAATGCCATCGTCTTGATAAAGTCCTCACGCAGCATGAACGATATCTACGACATGCAGAAGCGGCAGCGACAGAGGTACAGACACAGGAATCAGAGCGGCACGACCAATTCAAGTGGAGACACAGAGAGCGAAGAGGGGGAAACTGAAACCACTGTCAGACTCTTGTGGTTGTCAATGCTAAAGATGCCAAAGGAGCTGCTGAGACTGTGCGTCTGTCACCTCTTAACTTGGTTTTCGATCATTGCTGAAGCTGTGTTCTATACAGATTTCATGGGCCAGGTCATCTTTCAGGGCGATCCAAAGGTAAGAGAACAGTTACCATTGGCCAACCTGCTTACTTTTATTCATTTGAGATGTGTTCGTTACAAGAAAAGCTTTGCGTTTGTCTTTGTTGCAGGCCCCTTCTAATTCAACTGAGTTACATGCCTATAATGCTGGAGTTCAGATGGGATGCTGGGGACTGGTAATCTatgctgctactgctgctgtttgttcAGGTAAGAGACTGCACAGTCAGACAGTGGAACGCACCTCATATATGTGTTTGCAAGgtaaaaatagttttgcttcAGTTAGCCTGCGCCTCCTTGTTTGGGCTGAAGGATattttggaaaagcattttGCGTGGTCATATGGGGAGAGGCTTCTTTGAGaatcaatattaaaaaatccctCCAAATGTAGAGGTGGGAATATGAACAGATCAGTGGCATAAAGCACAAAATGATACCAAGGATATTGAATGGCATTTAGCTAGTCATCAGGAAACTAAGTTATGCTTGTTAGAAGATTCAAACGTGTAAGAGGGTTTTTTCaaagactgtttttaaaaacaaaattatacatTTCTGAAAGTCTCTCATTCTCTAATAACAGATAAAACAACTACAAACAATTTAGACTGGGAATACAGACTGAAATTGAAAGCTTTTGCCCAACCTAAattctgctgtttgcagcacaCGTGCAGGCATGTCTGCACAGATCGGTATCATGGGGACAGCCTCCTTGTTGAGGCATGTCCAATTGAAGCTCAGGTGGGCAGCTTGTTTCTGAACACAAACTGAAATGTGGTTATAAACATCAGTCATCTGATCACTTTGTTTAGCGAACGTGCTTGCATTAGAAACATAATTTCCTGTGTGCTCAGAGTGTACCTGCATTGGTAAAGTTAATAAATAGGTAAAATTCATTAATAGACTATGATATGTTTGagtttcaaagcattttgttctGCCTCAGACTTGTAGCATAGTTTAGGCAAGTCTCTGAGCTCATTTGCTCCCCGGTTTCTGAAGTAGCAGTGCATCCTTTTCCCAGTGAGGGCTGAGCCATGCTGCAAAGACAAACCAAATATGTAGTGAGCATCCAAGTCCCACACAGCACATTGAGCTGCCGTGGCCATGTCGATAGCATAAAACTACACTGAGTAAACTgatatttgtgttttattcttGATCTCTGCAGCCTTGTTGCAGAAATACTTGGACAACTATGACCTTAGTATAAAAGTGATCTACATCCTGGGCACGCTGGGTTTTTCTCTTGGCACTGCGGTGATGGCTATGTTCCCCAACGTGTACGTCACCATGATAATGATCAGCACGATGGGAATAGTGTCTATGAGTATCTCCTACTGCCCCTATGCTCTTTTGGGACAATACCATGATATTAAACAGGTATGTGgaatattttaactattttaatCAAGGCAGAGCGTTCATGTTTCCCTGAAGATCACAGTGGCAAAACGGATTTATTAAATCCCATTAGCTGAGATACCTGCTTTGCTGAGGTGTGTGTCAAAGCGCAGATTCATCCTTGATAATAAATAGCAAGAGCCGCTGCTTAAATCAGATGGTATTAGCGTCAGGTTGGCTCAGTGGGGTCATGATTGCTTTACCCTGTGCTGTGGTGTAAAAGGATTTGGGCGCATATGGTAGatgaagagaaatgaaataatttttggagCATTTATTATATACCTAGCTTTTACTGCTGTTTCTGATGTGCTGTGTTAGCTTTGCTCAGGCTCTTTGAGGTCTTCGATACTGAGGTGCCACTATAAGTTTGGGGAGACATGAGGCAAACTGTTTCTGCTGGAAACAAGGACAGATCTACTTTCCACTTTTTAGCACTCTTCCATTTGTGTTACAAATTACAGGaccatttattttaacatgtttCTGCATAGGGATTGGGAGGGAGATTCCATTTTgtaatcataaaaataattcccaCCAACTGTTTCATGtaaatttgtttttacaaaaccTGATCTTGGAGCCAATTCACGCCAGGAGCGCCCCAGTAAATATCTGCCTCTTTGTTTAATATCAGGAGGCCATTGATAAGTATATAAGGAGGCTGTTGCTCTGGACTTGTATAGCCTGAGTGATAAACGAGGATGGCGTAAAGTTGACTGTGTGACTGAGAAATTCAAGGAAGATACTAGTGTTTAAATATTTCGTCCATTGTTTTACCTCCTAACGTGTTTCTTGTCTTTTTCCAGTACATTCACCATAGCCCCGGGAACTCCAAGCGAGGGTTTGGCATAGACTGTGCTATTCTGTCATGTCAGGTTTACATCTCCCAGATCCTCGTGGCCTCTGCGCTTGGCGGTGTGGTGGATGCAGTTGGCACAGTCAGAGTCATTCCCATGGTGGCTTCAGTGGGATCCTTCCTGGGTTTTTTGACAGCTACGTTCTTGGTGATTTACCCTGAAGTCAATGAAGAGccaaaggaagaacagaaaggacTAGGTCCTCTGGAGACAACCGAGGGCAACGGCACGAGCACAGACAAGCCGACTGTGCTGAAGCTCACGCGCAAAGGAGCTGCTGCGTCGGAGCTGGAGGGCGAGTCAGCCGTGTAAGGCTTGCTGTTCACCCACATTCCAGGGAGGGCAGGTGCAGGGTCAAgaacttttctttccccacccccccacccgcACCCAGGGAAACAAATTAGGATCCTCACTACTTGTACCTaaaattgcagaagaaaaggcagtttcATGCAAAAGTGTAAATGAAATTCTGTAGTCCTTAATATAGGCTTGAACAGGTAGCTACGATGCTAATTGCTTTCTCTACACCATAGAAATGTCATTTCTGAACACTTTTTTATTAAGAATACATTTAGATTTCAAATGAGTTTTATTAATCTGCATGAGACTCGCAGTGTATACAATTAGCAGttagaaaaattaagttttcgGCTGTTTTTAAACTAACTGAAAATGGAAGCTATCTTGACTTCTAGTCTCTTGCTATTTTTTTGTCTGAACATTTCAGATTTCACTCGTGTAATAGCTGAATGAAACGCTTAGGCATCTTGATCAATTTTTTTCACAAGCATGATATTATTGGTCTGACAGCTACAGTTCTTTAACATTCATTTTAGACTTCACATTTTTGTTAGTGCAATTACTACAGAATAGTTTTATTTGCaattatttctgagaaaaacaaaagcaattacTGCGGTTTCTAAGAAACTGCCGTGAATCCTTTTAGTCATACTGTTCAACAACTACTCCCGAGTCTGCTGCTTGTCAGGAGAGGGTGACGTTCGGTGTGTGATGGGAACTGTGGATGGAAGGAGCAGCAACTGGGAGAGATGACCAGCACTGACAGGTTTTTATCACAAGTGCTGAATTTTATGAATGTCGTTGGAATATGCTGTGACAATTTTTAGCTCGGAGTTTTGCGTGCTGGTGAACGCGGGGGGTTTCTTGGCATTTAAACCTGATCATCTCTGGATGAAGCTGCTGCCACGGAGAAAGGGCGCCTCTGGGGTCAGCTTCGTGGGAGGGGGTGTGTGGATTCTCTCTCATGGGGAAAGGAAGTAGTCGATTAATTGCACTTTTTAACCTTCTGGCTGGGAGCGCAGCAGCCAAGGTAAAGGCACAGCGTCAGTACAACAAGGTAAACCGAAGGCCTACCTCCGTCGCTTTATGGCATAGTCTGGGTGTATAACAATCTGTCAGAAACAGTTTTTAGGCCTTAAAATTCAATCTGCTAGCATGTGTTGCTGTTCCAGTCCCTGTGTTGGAGGAATTGTAGGCTGGAGCTCTTCCAAGCCACTGTACCAATGTCATCGGCACATCCTCCATGCCCCCTTCCTTGATTCAGGACATAGCTGCAGCGCAAAGACGTTTTCCTGTGAAGAGCTTGAAAGAGTTGTGCTAATCTGATTTCAAATAGTGTTTGGATCGCTAGCAGTGTGCCCCAAGTCGATGGGCAGCCAAAGCTCAGGGATCCAGCAGCTAAAGAAACTTTAGTAACCGAACTTCCGTTTGTCATCTTATAAAAAAGTGTTTGTGATACTATTTACTCATTTTTCGCATGGAGCTCCGGGCTGCAGTCAATCCACATGCTAAACAGACAAATCACAGCTCCTTGTAAGATTTCTGCTGCCTCAAACTTCTCATACTCCAGTACTTTAAAATACACGTGTAAATCATGCTGCAATATAGTCGTTCGAAAGaagaatatatatttcaaaatgaaaagccgtttttaataaattacttGAATTGtcaatatatttaagaaatgtaTGTTTTGGTATATTTGAAGTTATCGCGCAGTCTTGGCCAGCGTCGTTGATGAATTCCTGGTGGCGTACGTGGGTTTCTTAGCTGAAGGCTTTCAGTCGGTGCCAATGTCCGATGCTATCAAGGGTGACAGTGTTGTTTTCAGGCTGGTGAAATCGAGCACTAAAGTCCATGTAATCGCACAGGActtaaggtttttttatttgtttgtttcaagTGTCTTGAGAAAGTCTTTCTTTAAGttgaatatcttttttttatttagaacaCATACTGTGAACTGTGTTCAGACAGGGGAATAATACTACTGAAGAATATGAGACCTTATTGAAGAAATCAGTTGTGAGAAATACTTTAACTGAACTTCTGCCGTGAATTTTATCATCTCAGTTTCCTTTAATATATTCTGGTGATGTTCATATATAACAGAGATGAGTTGTATTTCACCCTATAACTGGCATTCATGTAAAATACACATTGAGTTgacattttaaagctttaatattttatttttaaag contains the following coding sequences:
- the SLC45A4 gene encoding solute carrier family 45 member 4 isoform X1, giving the protein MKMAPQNADSESMQVQDLPVAQLQKPENKENESREETISEGSIDRIPIRLWVMHGAVMFGREFCYAMETALVTPVLLQIGLPEQYYSLTWFLSPILGLIFTPLIGSASDRCTLSWGRRRPFILALCIGVLFGVALFLNGSVIGLAIGDVPDKQPIGIVLTVLGVVVLDFCADATEGPIRAYLLDVVDSEEQDMALNIHAFSAGLGGAIGYMLGGLDWTQTFLGGIFKSQEQVLFFFAAIIFSVSVALHLFSIEEEQYNPQQDRVDDEGDTLSSVKFSGSLPPLNRLNVISEEEPYGASMFHDEVQSEHDLNMEFPEVNIVRSKSDSVLHMPDATLEIESELLFLHDIEPSIFQDASYPNTPHNTSQEIMKSKLNHLSAFLRDNEKEEEMLLDNRLNEDKVPNMNGSLPKEFLNGHTRIGMKQSSTSNSMRRRRHMFYRQPSYTFSYYGKIGSHRYRFRRANAIVLIKSSRSMNDIYDMQKRQRQRYRHRNQSGTTNSSGDTESEEGETETTVRLLWLSMLKMPKELLRLCVCHLLTWFSIIAEAVFYTDFMGQVIFQGDPKAPSNSTELHAYNAGVQMGCWGLVIYAATAAVCSALLQKYLDNYDLSIKVIYILGTLGFSLGTAVMAMFPNVYVTMIMISTMGIVSMSISYCPYALLGQYHDIKQYIHHSPGNSKRGFGIDCAILSCQVYISQILVASALGGVVDAVGTVRVIPMVASVGSFLGFLTATFLVIYPEVNEEPKEEQKGLGPLETTEGNGTSTDKPTVLKLTRKGAAASELEGESAV
- the SLC45A4 gene encoding solute carrier family 45 member 4 isoform X2, with the translated sequence MKMAPQNADSESMQVQDLPVAQLQKPENKENESREETISEGSIDRIPIRLWVMHGAVMFGREFCYAMETALVTPVLLQIGLAIGDVPDKQPIGIVLTVLGVVVLDFCADATEGPIRAYLLDVVDSEEQDMALNIHAFSAGLGGAIGYMLGGLDWTQTFLGGIFKSQEQVLFFFAAIIFSVSVALHLFSIEEEQYNPQQDRVDDEGDTLSSVKFSGSLPPLNRLNVISEEEPYGASMFHDEVQSEHDLNMEFPEVNIVRSKSDSVLHMPDATLEIESELLFLHDIEPSIFQDASYPNTPHNTSQEIMKSKLNHLSAFLRDNEKEEEMLLDNRLNEDKVPNMNGSLPKEFLNGHTRIGMKQSSTSNSMRRRRHMFYRQPSYTFSYYGKIGSHRYRFRRANAIVLIKSSRSMNDIYDMQKRQRQRYRHRNQSGTTNSSGDTESEEGETETTVRLLWLSMLKMPKELLRLCVCHLLTWFSIIAEAVFYTDFMGQVIFQGDPKAPSNSTELHAYNAGVQMGCWGLVIYAATAAVCSALLQKYLDNYDLSIKVIYILGTLGFSLGTAVMAMFPNVYVTMIMISTMGIVSMSISYCPYALLGQYHDIKQYIHHSPGNSKRGFGIDCAILSCQVYISQILVASALGGVVDAVGTVRVIPMVASVGSFLGFLTATFLVIYPEVNEEPKEEQKGLGPLETTEGNGTSTDKPTVLKLTRKGAAASELEGESAV